The Elgaria multicarinata webbii isolate HBS135686 ecotype San Diego chromosome 4, rElgMul1.1.pri, whole genome shotgun sequence genome contains a region encoding:
- the GGPS1 gene encoding geranylgeranyl pyrophosphate synthase: protein MEQVEETSKRILLEPYNYLLQLPGKQVRTKLSQAFNHWLNVPEDKLQVIIEVTEMLHNASLLIDDIEDNSKLRRGFPVAHSIYGVPSVINCANFVYFLGLQKVLTLDHPDAVKVFTCQLLELHKGQGLDIYWRDTYTCPTEAEYKAMVLQKTGGLFGLAVGLMQLFSTYKKDLKPLLNTLGLFFQIRDDYANLHSKEYSENKSFCEDLTEGKFSFPTIHAIWSKPESTQVQNILRQRTENVDIKKYCVHYLENVGSFAYTRKTLKELQSEAYKQIESLGGNPELVALLEYLSKMFRDNEN from the exons gTAAGCAAGTCCGAACCAAACTTTCCCAAGCCTTTAATCATTGGTTGAATGTTCCTGAAGATAAGCTACAG GTTATCATTGAAGTGACAGAAATGTTGCACAATGCAAGTTTGCTTATAGATGACATAGAAGACAATTCAAAGCTACGACGAGGTTTTCCAGTGGCTCATAGCATCTATGGAGTACCATCTGTAATAAACTGCGCAAATTTTGTGTATTTCCTTGGCTTGCAAAAGGTTTTAACTCTTGATCATCCTGATGCTGTAAAAGTGTTCACCTGTCAATTGCTAGAACTTCATAAGGGCCAAGGCTTGGATATTTACTGGAGAGATACTTACACCTGTCCtacagaagcagaatataaagcCATGGTTCTGCAAAAGACAGGTGGCCTTTTTGGACTAGCTGTGGGGCTCATGCAATTGTTCTCCACTTATAAAAAAGATTTAAAACCACTCCTTAATACCCTTGGGCTCTTCTTCCAAATTAGAGATGACTATGCAAACTTGCATTCCAAAGAATATAGTGAGAACAAAAGTTTTTGTGAAGACCTAACTGAGGGGAAGTTCTCATTCCCAACTATCCACGCTATATGGTCTAAGCCAGAAAGCACACAGGTGCAGAATATTCTGCGACAGAGGACTGAAAATGTGGACATAAAAAAATATTGTGTACATTACCTTGAGAATGTGGGCTCCTTTGCATACACCCGGAAAACATTAAAAGAACTTCAGTCTGAAGCTTATAAACAAATTGAATCTCTTGGGGGGAACCCAGAGCTTGTAGCCTTACTTGAATATTTAAGCAAAATGTTCAGGGACAATGAAAATTGA